Proteins from a single region of Thermotoga maritima MSB8:
- a CDS encoding type II secretion system F family protein, with the protein MPFYKYVAVEGSGKKITGVIEAENKLKAISILSERGLMVVRVEERKKAQRSSTFFQISISEIATFCRQLSIMISAGIRIKEALNILARQTVFSRRFRKVILEIALNVETGDSLAEAFRKTGVFDNVLISMLEAGEEGGVLDRTLKRAADFYESIKRLQDEVKSAMAYPLFVLFFAVVIVLVISFYILPNLVRAFGTSIPLSPTIRSLLKANEFLSENWPWFSVLVTGIIAGIFVLMKSKYGVYIKEYLSFIFPPVRKLRQNMGLERFARTLGILVGSGVRITDAIKMAAQASSSPSIIRKTEEMVRKISEGKTLRDTFAESGVFPQLIYEMIGTGEETGKVDEVMERVADFYEDIVKNSVKQLVSLVEPLLIAGVGGFVAFLAYSIYTTVFQLQRSIGG; encoded by the coding sequence ATGCCTTTTTACAAATACGTGGCCGTGGAGGGGAGCGGTAAGAAGATAACGGGGGTCATAGAGGCAGAGAACAAATTGAAAGCGATATCGATCCTTTCTGAGAGAGGATTGATGGTTGTTCGTGTGGAGGAGAGAAAAAAAGCGCAGAGAAGTTCAACGTTTTTCCAAATCTCAATCAGCGAAATAGCTACGTTCTGCCGACAGCTTTCCATAATGATCTCAGCTGGCATAAGGATAAAGGAAGCTTTGAACATTCTGGCACGTCAAACGGTTTTTTCAAGACGTTTCAGAAAAGTTATACTGGAAATCGCTCTCAACGTTGAAACGGGGGACTCTTTAGCAGAAGCTTTCAGAAAAACAGGTGTTTTCGACAACGTTTTGATCAGTATGTTAGAAGCAGGAGAGGAAGGCGGAGTCCTTGACAGAACCCTGAAGAGGGCTGCGGACTTTTACGAAAGTATAAAGAGACTACAAGATGAAGTAAAATCTGCCATGGCTTATCCTCTCTTTGTTCTCTTCTTTGCAGTGGTAATTGTCCTTGTGATCAGTTTCTACATACTCCCCAACCTCGTCAGGGCTTTTGGGACTTCTATTCCGCTCTCGCCCACGATTCGGTCTCTTCTGAAAGCCAATGAATTTTTGAGTGAAAACTGGCCGTGGTTCTCGGTGCTTGTGACGGGTATCATAGCCGGTATTTTCGTTTTGATGAAGTCAAAATACGGTGTTTACATAAAGGAATATCTATCCTTTATTTTTCCACCTGTCAGGAAGCTCAGACAGAACATGGGGCTCGAACGATTCGCCAGAACACTGGGAATTCTTGTGGGTAGTGGTGTCAGAATAACCGATGCCATAAAGATGGCCGCTCAGGCTTCCAGTTCACCTTCCATTATCAGAAAAACCGAAGAAATGGTTCGGAAGATATCTGAAGGTAAAACCCTTCGAGATACTTTTGCAGAAAGTGGAGTTTTTCCACAATTGATTTATGAGATGATCGGAACAGGAGAAGAGACTGGAAAAGTCGACGAAGTGATGGAAAGAGTGGCCGACTTCTACGAGGACATAGTGAAAAACAGTGTGAAGCAGCTTGTTTCTCTGGTAGAGCCTCTATTGATAGCAGGTGTTGGTGGATTTGTGGCTTTCCTCGCGTATTCGATATACACCACGGTATTCCAGCTTCAGAGGAGTATAGGTGGATGA
- a CDS encoding ferritin-like domain-containing protein produces the protein MFSAKELLNIAVRVEKEGEEFYRKIAERFTQPDIKEFFSYMSRQEAEHARTFEKIGEEVGAKEETYLDMEDTEEYLKSFVEGKFFPSPEVMERYLKEKSVEEAIDFSISVEKETIIFYYEILELLKNEKARSLVKGIIEQEKQHVVKLLRIKGMIT, from the coding sequence ATGTTTTCTGCAAAGGAATTGCTGAACATAGCGGTCAGAGTAGAGAAAGAGGGAGAAGAGTTTTACAGAAAAATTGCCGAACGTTTCACTCAGCCGGACATAAAGGAATTTTTCTCTTACATGTCCAGACAGGAAGCCGAACATGCCAGAACCTTTGAAAAGATCGGAGAAGAAGTGGGAGCCAAAGAGGAGACTTACCTCGATATGGAAGACACCGAAGAATATCTCAAAAGCTTTGTGGAGGGGAAATTCTTTCCATCCCCTGAAGTTATGGAAAGATATCTGAAAGAAAAGTCTGTCGAGGAAGCAATAGATTTTTCTATATCGGTTGAAAAGGAAACCATCATCTTTTATTACGAAATTTTAGAACTCTTGAAGAACGAGAAAGCAAGATCTCTTGTTAAAGGTATTATAGAGCAGGAAAAACAGCACGTGGTAAAACTCCTCAGGATAAAGGGGATGATCACCTGA
- the dusB gene encoding tRNA dihydrouridine synthase DusB: MEVKVGLAPMAGYTDSAFRTLAFEWGADFAFSEMVSAKGFLMNSQKTEELLPQPHERNVAVQIFGSEPNELSEAARILSEKYKWIDLNAGCPVRKVVKKGAGGALLKDLRHFRYIVRELRKSVSGKFSVKTRLGWEKNEVEEIYRILVEEGVDEVFIHTRTVVQSFTGRAEWKALSVLEKRIPTFVSGDIFTPEDAKRALEESGCDGLLVARGAIGRPWIFKQIKDFLRSGKYSEPSREEILRTFERHLELLIKTKGERKAVVEMRKFLAGYTKDLKGARRFREKVMKIEEVQILKEMFYNFIKEV; this comes from the coding sequence ATGGAGGTTAAAGTCGGTCTTGCGCCGATGGCTGGATACACTGATTCAGCATTCCGCACTCTGGCTTTCGAATGGGGTGCGGATTTTGCTTTCTCTGAAATGGTGAGTGCAAAGGGTTTTCTCATGAACTCTCAAAAAACAGAAGAACTCTTACCACAACCACATGAAAGAAACGTGGCGGTCCAGATCTTTGGAAGCGAACCGAACGAACTTTCTGAGGCAGCGAGGATTCTCTCTGAAAAGTACAAGTGGATAGATTTGAACGCTGGTTGCCCTGTGAGAAAAGTTGTAAAAAAAGGAGCAGGCGGAGCTTTGTTGAAAGATTTGAGACATTTTCGATACATTGTGAGGGAGCTCAGAAAGAGTGTTTCTGGCAAATTTTCTGTGAAAACTCGCCTTGGATGGGAGAAAAATGAAGTCGAGGAGATATATCGAATACTCGTTGAGGAAGGGGTGGATGAGGTATTCATTCACACGAGAACGGTGGTTCAGAGTTTCACTGGGAGGGCTGAATGGAAGGCGTTGAGTGTTCTGGAAAAGAGAATTCCTACCTTTGTGAGTGGTGATATCTTCACTCCAGAAGACGCCAAGAGGGCTCTGGAAGAAAGCGGATGTGATGGTCTTCTGGTAGCGAGAGGTGCTATAGGAAGACCTTGGATTTTCAAACAGATAAAGGATTTCCTCCGAAGCGGAAAGTACTCTGAACCGTCCCGGGAAGAGATTCTTAGAACGTTCGAAAGACATCTCGAGCTGTTGATAAAGACGAAGGGTGAAAGAAAAGCGGTTGTGGAAATGAGAAAGTTTCTGGCAGGTTATACAAAGGATCTGAAAGGCGCAAGGAGATTCAGAGAGAAAGTTATGAAAATAGAAGAAGTTCAAATTTTAAAAGAGATGTTTTATAATTTCATCAAGGAGGTGTGA
- the nadD gene encoding nicotinate (nicotinamide) nucleotide adenylyltransferase, whose translation MLSGSETSSLNTGNRIGIFGGSFDPVHTGHVLVSVYTLEILDLDRLIVVPVFNPPHKKTVAPFEKRFEWLKKVFEGMEKMEVSDYEKRRGGVSYSIFTIEYFSEIYKTKPFFIVGEDALSYFEKWYRYRDILKKSTLVVYPRYCGKPYHEHARRVLGDLSEIVFLDMPIVQISSTEIRERARLGKTLKGFVPEEIRKEVEVFYGG comes from the coding sequence ATGTTGTCAGGATCGGAGACTTCGAGTTTGAATACAGGGAATAGAATAGGCATATTTGGGGGCTCGTTCGATCCCGTTCATACCGGTCATGTACTTGTGAGTGTCTATACGCTTGAAATTCTCGATCTGGATCGGTTGATCGTTGTACCCGTTTTCAATCCGCCACACAAGAAAACAGTTGCCCCCTTTGAAAAGAGATTCGAGTGGTTGAAAAAAGTCTTCGAAGGGATGGAGAAGATGGAAGTGAGCGATTATGAGAAGAGGAGAGGGGGTGTTTCTTACTCTATCTTCACGATAGAGTATTTTTCAGAGATCTACAAGACAAAACCGTTCTTTATCGTTGGTGAAGATGCGCTCTCCTACTTTGAGAAATGGTACAGATACCGCGATATCCTAAAAAAATCCACCCTGGTTGTTTATCCGAGGTACTGCGGGAAACCTTATCATGAGCACGCCAGGAGAGTATTAGGAGATCTGAGCGAGATTGTGTTTCTGGATATGCCTATCGTTCAAATTTCTTCTACGGAGATCCGCGAAAGGGCCAGACTCGGGAAGACTTTGAAAGGGTTTGTACCAGAGGAGATCAGGAAGGAAGTGGAGGTTTTCTATGGAGGTTAA
- the obgE gene encoding GTPase ObgE has protein sequence MNIERADFVDRVKIFVKAGDGGNGCVSFRREKYVPKGGPDGGDGGNGGFVFLRANPSVSTLIEFVNKRKFMAENGKHGMGKKMKGRNGKDLFIDVPVGTVVKDAVTGEVIADLNEPGKIVCVARGGRGGRGNAHFATSIKQAPLIAERGEKGESRWLELELKILADVGLVGYPNVGKSSLISRISNARPKIANYPFTTLIPNLGVVKYDDFSFVVADIPGLIEGASEGVGLGNVFLRHVERCYLIAHVIDVSGYEREDPVRDYFVIREEMKKYSPFLLEKPEIVVANKIDLIGKEELEKILKRLRDATNREVIPVSAVTGEGIDLLVSKLASIVREMKVEKPERKEEKFVKPSPVWRRLPEKFHLEVVKEDEGYWVVEGENLRVWIERFDLNQRDARLMLLQVLEKNGLNNKLKEAGVKEGDVVRIGDFEFEYRE, from the coding sequence TTGAACATAGAGAGAGCGGATTTTGTTGACAGAGTGAAAATCTTCGTGAAAGCCGGTGACGGAGGAAACGGTTGTGTGAGCTTCAGAAGAGAGAAATACGTTCCAAAGGGTGGCCCTGATGGTGGAGACGGCGGTAATGGAGGATTCGTCTTCCTCAGGGCCAATCCTTCCGTTTCCACATTGATAGAATTTGTGAACAAGAGGAAATTCATGGCAGAAAACGGAAAGCACGGCATGGGAAAGAAAATGAAAGGAAGAAACGGTAAGGATCTTTTCATAGACGTGCCGGTAGGAACTGTGGTCAAGGACGCCGTTACTGGAGAAGTCATCGCCGATTTGAACGAACCGGGAAAGATCGTGTGTGTGGCACGCGGTGGAAGAGGTGGGAGAGGGAACGCCCATTTTGCAACATCCATAAAGCAGGCTCCTTTGATAGCAGAACGCGGCGAAAAAGGTGAGTCCAGATGGCTCGAACTTGAACTGAAGATACTGGCAGACGTTGGACTCGTTGGATATCCAAACGTGGGAAAGTCTTCCCTCATATCGCGCATCAGCAACGCGAGACCCAAGATAGCGAATTATCCGTTCACAACACTCATACCTAATCTGGGAGTGGTGAAATACGATGACTTCAGCTTTGTGGTGGCGGACATTCCCGGTCTCATCGAAGGTGCGAGTGAAGGAGTAGGTCTTGGAAACGTATTTTTGAGGCATGTTGAAAGGTGCTACTTGATAGCCCATGTGATCGATGTGAGTGGCTATGAGAGAGAAGATCCGGTGAGAGATTACTTCGTCATAAGAGAAGAAATGAAGAAGTACTCCCCGTTCCTTTTGGAGAAGCCCGAAATAGTGGTTGCAAACAAGATAGACCTTATCGGTAAAGAAGAATTGGAGAAAATTCTGAAGAGACTGAGAGATGCTACCAACCGAGAGGTGATCCCTGTCTCTGCTGTGACAGGTGAGGGAATAGATCTGCTCGTTTCAAAGCTGGCCTCCATCGTCAGGGAAATGAAGGTAGAGAAACCAGAGAGAAAAGAAGAAAAATTCGTGAAGCCTTCACCTGTCTGGAGGAGGCTTCCTGAGAAATTCCATTTAGAAGTTGTCAAAGAAGATGAGGGATACTGGGTGGTTGAAGGAGAGAACCTTAGAGTCTGGATAGAGAGATTCGACCTGAATCAGAGGGACGCGAGATTGATGCTTTTACAGGTTCTGGAGAAAAACGGTCTAAACAATAAGTTAAAAGAAGCCGGGGTGAAGGAAGGGGATGTTGTCAGGATCGGAGACTTCGAGTTTGAATACAGGGAATAG
- the ligA gene encoding NAD-dependent DNA ligase LigA: protein MSERKIPKEVIEEVERLREEIEYHNYRYYVLNDPVITDEEYDRLMRRLIELERMYPELVTPDSPTQRVGGKVLEGFKTVKHSVPMLSLDNTYNEEEILEFDRRVKKALQEAEVEYVAELKIDGVSIALRYENGRFVLGATRGDGIEGEDVSENVKTVRSIPLRLRKPVTIEVRGEIYMPVDEFKRLNDEREEEGLPPFANPRNAAAGTLRQLNTALVAARRLDSFIYYVVHPENYGLKTQWEALQFLKELGFKVNPHSRLCKNIQEVIDYWKEWKERKRELDYWVDGVVVKVNRFDFQRILGETSKAPRWAIAFKFPAEQARTRVLDVTIQVGRTGVLTPVAELEPVQLAGTIVKRASLHNFEYIREKDIRIGDYVFVEKAGGIIPQIVKSIPELRTGNEKEIKPPDKCPVCGGKVGKLNPDEVAIRCLNPHCPAKLKRALRTLVSREALDIEGLGEKLIDRLVDAGLIKDIADIFYLTPFDLAQLGPGIGQRTIAKILQEIEEAKKRPLHKLITGLGIPMVGQKTAKILAEHFKSLEAIADASYETLKDIPGIGPEIAKSIVEYFRNPKTREIIEKLKKAGVKLEEKVVKLDILRGLTFAVTGTLKNFTREEIIEFLEKLGAKVVNSVSRNTDYLIVGENPGSKYERAKMLKVKMMSEEEFLEFVRKRAELKGYNFDEIMRSWKEWS from the coding sequence ATGAGTGAGAGAAAGATCCCAAAGGAAGTAATTGAAGAAGTGGAAAGGCTCAGAGAGGAGATCGAGTATCACAACTACAGATACTACGTTTTGAACGATCCAGTTATTACGGACGAAGAGTACGATAGACTCATGAGAAGGCTCATTGAACTGGAAAGGATGTATCCAGAACTGGTTACACCGGATTCGCCAACTCAGAGGGTAGGGGGAAAGGTACTCGAAGGTTTTAAAACGGTAAAGCATTCCGTTCCTATGTTGAGTCTGGATAACACGTACAACGAAGAAGAGATTCTCGAATTCGATCGGCGTGTTAAAAAAGCTCTTCAGGAGGCAGAAGTCGAGTACGTTGCCGAGCTGAAGATAGACGGCGTTTCCATAGCTCTTAGATATGAGAACGGAAGGTTCGTTCTGGGAGCGACACGAGGAGATGGAATAGAAGGAGAAGACGTCTCCGAGAATGTGAAAACCGTACGCAGTATTCCACTTCGTCTGAGAAAGCCCGTCACCATAGAAGTGAGAGGGGAAATATACATGCCTGTGGATGAATTCAAAAGATTGAACGATGAAAGAGAAGAAGAAGGACTTCCTCCCTTTGCCAACCCAAGGAATGCCGCTGCAGGAACGCTTCGGCAGTTGAACACGGCTCTTGTTGCGGCAAGGCGTCTGGATTCGTTCATTTACTATGTGGTTCATCCTGAAAACTACGGTCTGAAAACACAATGGGAAGCTCTTCAGTTTCTGAAAGAACTCGGTTTCAAGGTGAATCCACACTCCAGACTGTGCAAAAACATTCAGGAAGTGATCGATTACTGGAAGGAATGGAAAGAAAGAAAAAGGGAGCTGGATTATTGGGTTGATGGCGTTGTGGTGAAGGTGAACAGATTCGATTTCCAGAGAATTCTCGGTGAGACATCGAAAGCACCACGATGGGCTATCGCGTTCAAGTTTCCTGCTGAGCAGGCAAGAACTAGGGTGCTGGATGTCACCATCCAGGTTGGAAGAACAGGTGTTCTCACACCCGTTGCCGAGCTCGAACCCGTTCAGCTCGCTGGAACGATCGTGAAGAGAGCTTCACTGCACAATTTCGAGTACATAAGAGAAAAAGATATCAGAATAGGAGACTACGTCTTTGTGGAAAAAGCCGGTGGAATCATTCCTCAGATAGTCAAATCGATACCAGAATTGAGAACTGGCAACGAAAAGGAAATAAAACCACCCGATAAGTGCCCTGTCTGTGGTGGGAAAGTAGGAAAGTTGAATCCCGACGAGGTTGCTATCAGGTGTCTAAACCCGCATTGTCCTGCTAAACTGAAGAGAGCTTTGAGGACTCTGGTTTCCAGAGAGGCTCTCGATATTGAAGGACTCGGGGAGAAGCTGATAGACAGACTAGTCGATGCTGGTCTCATAAAGGATATAGCAGATATCTTCTACCTTACTCCTTTCGATCTCGCTCAGCTTGGACCGGGGATCGGTCAGCGAACGATAGCGAAGATTCTCCAAGAGATAGAAGAGGCGAAGAAGAGACCGCTTCACAAACTGATAACGGGTCTTGGAATTCCCATGGTAGGTCAGAAGACGGCAAAGATTCTCGCGGAGCATTTCAAATCCCTGGAAGCAATTGCAGATGCTTCTTATGAAACACTAAAGGACATACCGGGAATCGGTCCAGAAATCGCAAAGAGCATCGTTGAGTACTTCCGAAATCCAAAAACAAGGGAAATCATTGAAAAACTCAAAAAAGCCGGAGTGAAGCTCGAAGAGAAAGTTGTGAAACTCGATATCCTGAGGGGATTGACTTTCGCCGTGACAGGTACCTTGAAGAACTTTACAAGGGAAGAAATAATAGAGTTCCTCGAGAAGCTGGGAGCAAAAGTCGTCAACTCTGTGAGCAGGAACACGGATTATCTCATAGTGGGTGAAAATCCCGGCTCCAAGTACGAAAGAGCGAAGATGTTGAAAGTAAAAATGATGAGTGAGGAAGAATTCCTCGAGTTTGTCAGAAAAAGAGCAGAATTGAAGGGATACAACTTCGACGAGATAATGAGGAGTTGGAAGGAATGGAGTTGA
- a CDS encoding BMP family lipoprotein, translated as MRKFLVISLMIFAVALFGFKVIMVTDVGGLGDKSFNDGTWAGIKQAAEELGIEAKVIQSYEQSDYIPNLSKAAEEADLVFAVGFMMTNDLFKVAKQYPDTYFVGIDITPPEGQILPNVLTFTFKEQEAAFLVGYVAAAMTKTGMVGFVGGIPIPPVERFRYGYEAGIKTYSVLHKKNVKILRGYTQDFEDPKKGKDLAMSQFAEGADIVFHASGACGNGVIEAAREKFSALAGSDKLVDLIDYYTTNGKGFFAIGVDMDQDYMAPGAVLTSAMKRVDVASYYGVVWAYEGTFEGGHRVLGISEDAVGISPMKYTKGLVPNRVIAELLYLEKLMKEGTLKVPETQEELDAFEVPQIEFPF; from the coding sequence ATGAGAAAGTTTCTCGTTATTTCTTTGATGATTTTCGCGGTTGCTCTGTTTGGTTTCAAAGTCATTATGGTGACGGACGTCGGGGGACTCGGTGACAAATCCTTCAACGACGGAACGTGGGCAGGAATAAAGCAGGCCGCAGAAGAACTCGGAATAGAAGCGAAAGTGATACAATCTTACGAGCAGTCCGACTACATACCGAACCTCAGCAAAGCAGCGGAAGAAGCTGATCTCGTGTTCGCTGTTGGTTTCATGATGACGAATGATCTCTTTAAAGTGGCAAAGCAATATCCGGACACGTACTTTGTGGGAATAGACATCACGCCTCCCGAGGGCCAGATTCTCCCGAACGTACTCACATTCACCTTCAAAGAACAGGAAGCCGCTTTCTTGGTGGGGTACGTGGCAGCCGCCATGACGAAGACCGGAATGGTTGGATTCGTCGGAGGAATCCCGATACCCCCCGTGGAAAGGTTCAGATACGGTTACGAGGCTGGTATAAAGACCTATTCGGTTCTCCACAAAAAGAACGTGAAAATCTTGAGAGGCTACACACAGGATTTCGAAGATCCGAAGAAGGGTAAAGACCTCGCCATGTCTCAGTTCGCGGAAGGAGCCGACATCGTGTTCCACGCCTCCGGTGCCTGTGGAAACGGAGTTATAGAAGCTGCCAGGGAGAAGTTCTCAGCACTGGCCGGTTCTGACAAACTCGTTGACCTTATAGATTACTACACGACGAACGGAAAGGGATTCTTCGCCATAGGAGTGGACATGGACCAGGATTACATGGCTCCCGGTGCTGTTCTGACAAGCGCGATGAAGAGAGTGGACGTAGCGTCTTACTACGGAGTTGTCTGGGCGTACGAGGGAACGTTCGAAGGTGGGCACAGGGTTCTTGGAATCTCCGAAGACGCAGTTGGAATAAGTCCGATGAAGTACACGAAAGGACTCGTTCCCAACAGAGTCATAGCCGAACTTCTTTACCTTGAAAAATTGATGAAAGAAGGCACTCTGAAAGTCCCAGAGACTCAGGAAGAGCTTGACGCTTTCGAAGTTCCACAAATCGAATTCCCATTCTGA
- a CDS encoding ABC transporter ATP-binding protein, which yields MEYAVVMKRIVKRFPGVLANDHVDLFVEKGEIHAIVGENGAGKTTLMKQLYGLLKPDEGEIYINGKRVEFSGPADAIKSGIGMVHQHFMLVDNLTAYENVIIGMEPRKGILLDRKKARKEVKRLSEEYGLTIDVDMKIEDMPVGLQQRVEIIKTLYRGAEILILDEPTAVLTPQETEELFEVLKRLKKSGKTIIFISHKLNEVMEISDRITVMRQGRVTGNLITSQTTPQEIARLMVGRDVVLTVEKKPKEAGETLLKIEDLWVKDNRKLDAVKGVSFEVKRGEIVGIAGVAGNGQSELVEAITGLRGAERGRVYFKGEDITGYDPKRLRDLGMFHVPEDRLKRGLIVDFPAYFNTILGRHMIEPFVKSGFLNMKEIKRFSKQLFEKFDIRPRNIELLAGSFSGGNQQKIIVAREMSFSPELLVVAQPTRGLDVGAIEFIHKTLVSMRDAGVGVLLISMELDEIFSLSDRILVMYEGQIMGEVKPEETTPEEVGLMMAGKRLEEIRR from the coding sequence GTGGAGTACGCAGTTGTGATGAAGAGAATCGTTAAAAGGTTTCCCGGAGTTCTGGCAAACGATCACGTGGATCTCTTCGTCGAAAAGGGCGAAATCCACGCTATCGTTGGTGAAAACGGCGCTGGAAAAACCACTCTCATGAAACAGCTCTACGGCCTTTTAAAGCCCGATGAGGGGGAAATTTACATAAACGGAAAAAGAGTAGAATTTTCCGGTCCCGCTGACGCGATAAAAAGCGGTATAGGTATGGTTCACCAGCATTTCATGCTCGTTGACAACCTGACGGCTTACGAGAACGTGATCATCGGGATGGAACCAAGGAAAGGAATTCTTCTGGATAGGAAAAAGGCGAGGAAAGAAGTTAAAAGACTCTCGGAAGAGTACGGATTAACAATAGACGTCGATATGAAAATAGAGGACATGCCCGTGGGGTTGCAGCAGAGAGTAGAGATCATCAAGACACTCTACAGAGGAGCAGAGATTCTCATCTTAGATGAACCCACCGCCGTCCTCACTCCACAGGAAACAGAGGAACTCTTCGAAGTCTTGAAACGATTGAAAAAGAGCGGGAAAACGATCATATTCATTTCGCATAAATTGAACGAAGTGATGGAGATCTCCGATAGAATCACCGTTATGAGGCAGGGAAGGGTCACAGGAAACCTCATCACTTCACAAACCACACCACAGGAAATAGCGAGATTGATGGTGGGAAGAGATGTTGTTCTCACGGTTGAGAAAAAACCAAAAGAAGCCGGTGAAACACTCCTCAAAATAGAAGATCTCTGGGTCAAGGACAACAGAAAACTGGACGCTGTAAAGGGAGTTTCTTTCGAGGTAAAGAGGGGAGAGATAGTAGGGATAGCCGGTGTTGCTGGAAACGGTCAGTCCGAACTGGTGGAAGCGATCACAGGACTTCGCGGAGCGGAACGAGGAAGAGTCTACTTCAAAGGTGAAGATATAACGGGATACGACCCAAAAAGATTGCGAGATCTCGGAATGTTCCACGTTCCAGAAGATCGACTCAAAAGAGGTTTGATAGTGGATTTTCCGGCATATTTCAACACCATTTTGGGAAGGCACATGATAGAGCCTTTCGTGAAGAGCGGTTTTCTCAACATGAAGGAAATAAAAAGATTTTCAAAACAACTTTTTGAAAAGTTCGATATCAGGCCGAGAAACATAGAACTCCTCGCGGGAAGTTTCTCCGGTGGGAATCAGCAGAAGATCATCGTTGCACGTGAAATGAGTTTCTCCCCCGAACTTCTCGTTGTGGCTCAACCGACACGTGGTCTGGACGTGGGTGCGATAGAATTCATTCACAAAACACTCGTATCGATGAGAGATGCAGGTGTCGGTGTTCTTCTCATATCCATGGAACTGGACGAAATCTTCTCGCTCAGCGACAGAATACTGGTTATGTACGAAGGACAGATAATGGGAGAAGTCAAACCGGAAGAAACCACTCCAGAGGAAGTAGGGCTCATGATGGCAGGTAAAAGACTGGAGGAGATCAGAAGATGA
- a CDS encoding ABC transporter permease: MNNRVWSFLVPFFSVIIALLIAAVVIILIGQNPVIAYKAMIEGAFGNIQALADTVIKTTPLILTGLAVGFGFRAGLFNIGAEGQMIMGGILATVVGMHMRGIPPALAIPLTMIAGMLGGAAWASIAGYLKAKTGAHEVVSTIMLNWIATYISSYLITGPLAVGSGTPKSPEIAPSAKLPPIVTVGALEMTSGILISILSAVVIYIVLEKTKTGYEVKAVGFNPYAAEYGGINISKNIVMCMAISGALAGLAGALEVMGLHHRFLGTLSGGKGFDGISIALIGQNHPIGIIFASFLIAALRTGSSNMQFVGVPKHIVTIIQGIVIFLVAADRIVKTLLRFRKVKR; encoded by the coding sequence ATGAACAACAGGGTGTGGTCATTTCTTGTCCCGTTCTTTTCGGTCATCATAGCACTTCTTATAGCGGCCGTGGTGATCATTCTGATCGGGCAAAACCCCGTGATAGCGTACAAAGCCATGATCGAAGGGGCTTTTGGAAATATCCAGGCTCTGGCCGATACGGTGATAAAAACCACGCCGCTCATCCTAACAGGACTCGCCGTTGGATTTGGTTTCAGAGCAGGGCTATTCAACATAGGAGCGGAAGGACAGATGATCATGGGAGGGATTCTGGCAACTGTCGTTGGAATGCACATGAGAGGAATACCGCCAGCACTCGCTATCCCTCTTACGATGATTGCCGGCATGCTGGGAGGTGCCGCCTGGGCCTCTATAGCCGGTTATCTGAAGGCAAAAACGGGAGCACATGAAGTTGTGTCAACCATAATGCTGAACTGGATCGCAACCTACATATCCTCTTACCTCATCACGGGACCACTGGCAGTGGGATCGGGTACTCCCAAAAGTCCAGAAATCGCTCCTTCTGCCAAACTTCCTCCTATCGTTACAGTTGGCGCTTTAGAAATGACCTCCGGTATTCTGATTTCAATTCTTTCAGCGGTGGTTATATACATCGTTCTGGAGAAGACGAAAACTGGCTATGAGGTGAAAGCAGTTGGATTCAATCCGTACGCGGCAGAATATGGAGGAATAAACATCTCAAAGAACATCGTCATGTGTATGGCAATAAGTGGAGCGCTGGCGGGCCTTGCTGGAGCCCTAGAAGTGATGGGATTGCACCACAGGTTCCTAGGAACACTCTCCGGCGGGAAGGGCTTCGACGGAATCTCGATCGCGCTGATCGGACAAAACCATCCCATAGGCATCATCTTCGCCTCATTTCTCATAGCCGCTCTGAGGACTGGATCGAGCAATATGCAGTTCGTTGGGGTACCAAAACACATTGTCACAATCATACAGGGTATCGTCATATTCCTCGTTGCAGCCGACAGGATCGTTAAAACCCTTCTCAGGTTCAGGAAGGTGAAAAGATGA